The Nitrososphaerales archaeon DNA segment ACCACAATTTACACAGATTGTTGAATACCATATAAACCTTTCTGCATTTTGAATTATTTCCTTTAAGAGCACTATACCTTTAATCCCTCCAAACAATTATGGGGGCTGGCGAATAAATTTACCACTCTAACGATCCTTCCTTTTTCTATCAATCGATCGACGAATCTCATTCTTGACCAAAGTAAACGAGGGTTATCTAAGCTACCGACTGGTAATCGCTCATAAATGAGTGCTAAACTGACGATCTTATCTGAAATATTCTCTAATAACTGCCTCTTCACTTTGACAAACTTATCTACATAGGTAATTTGTGGCTTGCTCAACTCTTCTTCTATCCTCGGGATTACGATTATAAGTTCAGGGTCTATAATCTTCTCTTGTGGTATCGAGAAAGGACTGAAGTCCAGTTGAACCTTCGTACCCCAAGGGTCCTTGAATTCAGCAAACTTTACACCAATTTTCTTAGTTAACTCGGGAAAATCGTATAGCATATGCCCGACCCTTACGTTATTCCTCATACATCCACGGTAAAAGACCAATTTATCATCCTCAAAACCCGTATGAATTATCTCTGTACCGAAGGATAAGTACCTACCGCTATCCAAAGCAGCCAGTAGTACCGCAGATTTACCGCTACCTCTCTCACCCAACACAAGGTAAACCTTCTGCGTATCTTTATCGATTAAGCCACATGCGTGAAAGTTGTAAATACCTCTCCTCTCCAGTACGGTTAAAAAATATCTGAAGAGGACACCTTGGTTCCCAAACAGGGAGTACCTTCGATCGAAAGCCTCACTTTCGAGCTTAGACCAATCACCAATGGCGATTACTGCATCTTCACTTATGTGTAAGTATGGAGTGGCGCCTCTATGATTGAAGATGTAAAAGTAACCATCCATTGATGGTGGAGGTTTATACTCTACCTTCTCAACCTTAAAATTGGCTTCTTGGCAACCGATGTTCCAACCTTTCCCCTCCAGAACCGCTGGATGTGGTACTCCACCAAAGTATTCTGGAGAAGTTATAAGCGTTCTATCGTTAGATAAGAGACCTACTGTAGCTTTACATACTTGAAGGCCTATACCAGTAAAGCCATTTTGAAATTCTTTAATCATATTCCTTAACACCCTCTCTAACCTTCACAGCAACACCATCCTTAAATCTTTTGATCATCCTCGCTGAAAGGATAGCTTTACCTACAGCCACCACCTTTCCTTCATTATTTAAAACTACCACCTCACTACCGGGTCTAATCCTTCTTCCACACTTTACCACATGCTTACAGAAGACAGAACGGCCTCTTGAGACGTAATCGACAGCATCATCTTTAATTACAATACAATTCTCTATGAATTTATCACTTTTACTCAACAATTCTGCACCAAAGATCGTTAATGCTAAACCACCATCGGGCCTTACAGTCGCTACAAGCTTACCATTCAGAAGGATATTTCTTAATCTCTTCGTCCTCGGTGAGAATACGAATTCTAACTTGTCCAATGGAAGGCTCTTGCTAACACCTTTACCAAAAAGGTAATCTACGACCATCGCTACCTTAACCCTATAATCCAAAGCGCACCATAGTAGTATAATTAAAAAAGGTTTTTATCCTAATTTATTCCATTAATAGGTGTCTATGGTGATCGAAGGCTGTCGATGAAGGTTAAGATGTTAAGGATGGATGTGAAAAAGGGCTCGATACATAGATCGATGAAAATACCTCACATATCTACAAAGATTACAGATCGGAAGATCGATGATGTCCGCAAGATGTGAAATTTGTGGAAGAGCGATACATGGGCAGACTGTAAATATTGAAGTAGATGGTGCAGTATTCATAGTGTGTAATATGTGCTCGAAATTGGGATCTCCAGTGAAGGTGGTGAAGAAAGCACAGCCCTCGATACAAACCCCTTCCACGGTCAAACATGAGTTTAAATTGGAATTAAGGAAAGATTACTTCAAAGTGATTAAACAGGCACGTGAGAGGATCGGTCTGACACAGGAGCAGTTAAGTCGTAAGATCAATGAAAAACTCTCTGTGATAAAGCTCTTAGAGAGTGGTAAACTTAAGCCTGATGATATACTGGCGAGGAAGATCGAGCATACCCTCAAAGTAGAGCTCTTAGTACCTGTTGAAGGTGAATAATTTCATTAAGGGATAAAATTTGCAGAAGAGAAGAAGTATATTGATCACCTATCCAGATCAGTACATCATCGAAGAAGCTTTGGGATTGGCAGATGCAGCGGGATATGAAGTAGTCGAAGTCATTAAGCAAAGATACCTTAAGAGGGCGAAGTTCGGGATAGGCCCTGGAAAGGCTGAAGAATTGAAAAGGTTGGTGAAGGATCTGAATGTGGATGCCATCTTATTCGATGAAAGGTTAAGATCGGTTCAGATCTATAATCTAACGAAACTTACAGGTGTAGAAGTGATAGATAGAGAGAAACTAATTCTAGAGATATTTAATAGGAGGGCTACCACCGCTGAAGCGAAGATTCAAGTAAAGATGGCCGAACTCAGGTATGAGATGCCTCGGGCGAAGGAGAAGGTCCGATTGGCGAAGATGGGTGAACAACCCGGTTTCTTTGGGTTGGGTAAGTATGAGGTAGATGTGTACTATTATACGATTAAGAAGAGGATTTCGATGCTCAAAGAAAAACTTAAAGAAATCGGTCGAATGAGGGTTTTACATAGAATTCAAAGGCAGAAGTTAAATATCCCGATCATCGCCCTCGCAGGTTATACAGGTGTTGGTAAGACTACACTCTTCAATCTACTAACGGGCGAGAAGAAAGAGGTGGATAAAGGAGCATTTACAACCCTATCCACGTACACAAGAGCGACGAATCTATTCAACTCCAAAGTCCTCATCTCAGATACCGTGGGATTCATCAGTAGGCTACCCACCTACATGATCGAATCTTTCAAATCGACGTTGGAAGAGTTGACCTATGCGAATCTTGTCCTTCTCATGTTAGATCTCAGCAAACCATCTACCAAATTGGCTAAAGAGTACGAGGATTGTATGAAGATACTTTCGGAGCTCAAGGTATCACCTTCACGTATATTACTCGTCTTTAATAAAGCAGACCTTGTCGCAAAAGAAGGCTGGGATGAAAAGTTGAGAGTGATAGGGTTTGAAGGGAACTACGTGGTAATATCTGCTAAAACGGGAATGGGCATCGATGAATTAAAAGAAAGGATATATAATTCGATCTTTAAGTCTGTTAGATTAGAGCTAACTTTAAGTCAGGAGGAAGCTTTAAATCTGGCTGAAGAGATCGATTGGTTGAAACAGAACGCTGTAGTGAAGACTTTAACTTCCGATTATAATCTCACATTGATCGTTGATGGTCCTTCATGGACGATCGATCACTTCCAATCATCTTACGAAAATTTGGTTAAGAAAAGGGTTGTAAAGACTTGAAGGTCTGTGTATTAAGATTGGGGCATAGATTGGTAAGGGATGATCGCATAACTACCCATGTCGGTTTGGTAGCAAGAGCATTCGGTGCGAACAAAATCTGGATCGTAAATGCTGAGGAAAAGGTCAAGGAGAGTATCGATAATGTGACGAGGATGTGGGGTGGCGAATTCGGTGTGGAATTGATAGATGATTGGAGGAAGGTTATTAAAGAGTGGAAGAATCGTGGAGGTCTCGTGGTTCACTTGACGATGTATGGAATCCATGTGGATGAGGTAATAAATAAGATTAGAAATTCTGGTAAAGATATTCTGGTCATCGTGGGTGCAGAGAAGGTACCGGGAGAAGTCTTTAAGATCAGTGATTTTAATGTAGCTATAGGACATCAACCTCATTCGGAGGTCGCTGCACTCGCCATCTTTCTAGACCGTCTCTTTGGAGGAGAAGAGCTTAAACGTATGTTCAACGGATATAAAATTAGAGTGATACCTTCAGAGTATGGTAAGAGGGTGGAGATGGTAGAATAATGAATATCGAATATGAAGATTCATTCGTGAAGATCGCGAGCCTTTTAGGTGGTGAGGATTATGCACGTGTAGCAAGGGCTGTTCTCAATAATGAAAATGCTACCGATGAAGAAATAGCGAGTGCCACCGGTCTTAAGATCAATATTGTGAGAAAAGCCCTATATACGCTATTCGGACACTCTTTAATAACTGGTATTAGAGTAAGGGATCAGAAGAAGAGCTGGTTCGTCTACAGATGGAGGGCACAGAGGGATCAAGTCGATAGCTTTATTCTCACACAGAAAAGAAAAATTCTAAACAGATTGAAGAGTAGACTAGAGTATGAGAATAGCCATCAATTCTACTCCTGCGGTACATCTGGATGTAGGAGTATGACCTTTGAAGAATCTATGGAACATTTCTTCAAGTGTCCAAAATGTGGCAAAACCATGGTTCCGATGGATAATTCTTATCTAAAGAAAGTTTTGGAGTGGAAGATAAAACAGATTGAAGCAGAATTGCACCAATCTTAATCTTAAAGGTGAACTTATCAAAGGTAATAAGATGATAATAGTTTGTAAATAATTCTCAACAAAGCTTCGATAAAGATAAGAAATAACCTTAGTAGATATCTTCGCTAACGGCGAAGGAAAAAATCTCAAAACCATCAATATCCTTCAAAGATCATCCAATTAAGTTTTATGAAAATTGAAAGTAATATCGATCCGATGAAAATGTTCACGGTAAAATATTTAAGTTCATCGATCACTAAATAAATATGAAAGAGTTCTTATTCTCTTCGTAGCGGGGTGGGGAAGCCAGGTCATCCCGGCGGGCTCATAACTATTCACGTAAGATACCCGCAGATCGGTAGTTCAAATCTACCCCCCGCTACCAAGATGCCTTTATAGCCCAATCGATCTTCAATCTTTGATCTTTGAGCGAGTAGATAAAAATCTCTTAATCCTTACTTAAGAGAAAAGATACTGGCGCTGGGGGCGGGATTCGAACCCGCGCGGCCTTATCGGCCACAGACTTTCGGCGCTGTATCTTAGCAGGCCTGCGCCCTACCAGGCTAGGCGACCCCAGCTTTGCTGACTTTCGCTAGTAATATCATTAAATGATGGCTGATTTATAACTCTTAACCTGTAGCCGATTGACTTAAGTTCATATCTTCTCATTTTTACTTTATCATCGGGAATGGTCAAGCTTTTGAAAGTCTATGAAAGGGCTTCAATTAAGATCAATCCTATTTAAGGCATGCTTTTCTCAATTAATAGAAGGATAAATTAGAATTTCTCATTTGTAGTTTTCCTTTTTGTACATAGGTAAAATCTTCTTGACCAAATTCCTTATTAATATATTTAGTATAGAACTAGTTGCCGCCAGGTCGGGAGAGGGGCAGATTCGCTAACACTTAGGTGGCATTGAGGAAGGCCTCAATGCCTGGTACCAGTTAGCGAACGGCCATATGAGTAGAGCGGAGGTGGATGAGAAACCTCATCCACACCTTCCGAACCATATGGCCGAGGGCAAACCTAGGCGGTAGTGAGAAGGTAAAAACCGCGTAACTACCGCCAAAGGAAAGCCACATCTGTCCCGAGAATCTGGCGGCGATCCTTTTCTCTACCTTACTACTATTCCTTTCGACCTTTTAGCCTTTAGCCCTAGCCCTTTGGCTCTTCTTTGGTGAGTCTTTACCTTTTCCTTTTCGCTTTCTTTTCCTTTACTCATGATCGTTCATAGATCCTCTATAAGGGCAAATGGCATGGTACTTAAATTTTGGATGTAACTTTCTAAATCGATCTCGTAAACCCTGTAATTATCGAGATCGAGGATGAATATAGAGTGAAGCTTTGCATTCCTCAATTGTTCGATCGTGATGGGCGGATTCTTATAGTAAAGATCACATAGGCTCTTTAACTTCTCGATCTCCTCTTGAGTTCTGTACCTCGGTGGTTTCTGAAAGGTTTTAGAGATGGGGAGTAGGTTATTTGGTGGTGTGCCTAAGCTAAATTTCGCTGCATAGGGGCAGTACCTCGCTATCTTACTCACGATTCTAGCTTTATTGTATATTAGAGGTTCCAACGCGTATTCGGGTGGTACAAAGCCGGTCTCGATCTCTACGATCAATGCATCATCACCCTTTAATCCGTATACATCACAGATAAGACTCTCCGATACCCTATGCTCCACATCGACTTCGTAGCCCATCTTGAGTAGATTGTATGCACAAAGAAGTTCGAGGGCTGAGTGGTTGATCTTTACGAGCCCCCTTCTATATAGCCTGATGAGCTTTTCTTTGATCCTCTCAAGCTCTTCACTCATCGTTTCATGATTCTTCTTTAACCTTTCCGATAATAATGTAAGATCCTTTTTGAACCTTTTTACGTCCAAATGCTTGTAGTATTGATCGAAGAAGAAAGGATTTAAATTCTTATATTAAAAAATCTTTTATCTAAAGAGAGCTCTACTTCATCGTACTTATTGAAGTGGCGGCGGCTCCGTCGGGGTTCATGCCCCAACCAAGTCCCGTTCCCAACCTCACATTGTCAACCACGGAGGCGTAGCAGCGTAGCCACCCTGCTTTACGGTTGCTCCCTCCCGGGCCTGGCCGATTCAGCAGCCGAAGGTTCACCCTTCCCTTCGGAAGGGCTACCTCTTGTGGCCACCCACTACGGCGCGGAATCATCCATGTGAGGTTGGTGGGTATCTTGATCAAGGCACTTTAGCCGACGGTTACTGGCCCCTGCATATAGCCGTTTTCAGGTCGAGGAGACGGCTAGCCTCCCAGCCCTACCCGCCGCCAAGATATACTATTATAAGCACACTTATTTACATATTCTTTCTGATCGACTCAAGTATCTGGCAGACGGAGCAGATTTGCGAAGATGATGGATACCCACACTTTATACAACGCTTTATAGAATCCTTTCTATGTAAAATTCGTGATTGGTGTGCAATACTTAAGGCCGATTTAAAGATGATATACTTAATACCCGCATGTCTACTCTCCAAA contains these protein-coding regions:
- a CDS encoding multiprotein bridging factor aMBF1, translating into MSARCEICGRAIHGQTVNIEVDGAVFIVCNMCSKLGSPVKVVKKAQPSIQTPSTVKHEFKLELRKDYFKVIKQARERIGLTQEQLSRKINEKLSVIKLLESGKLKPDDILARKIEHTLKVELLVPVEGE
- the hflX gene encoding GTPase HflX, which encodes MQKRRSILITYPDQYIIEEALGLADAAGYEVVEVIKQRYLKRAKFGIGPGKAEELKRLVKDLNVDAILFDERLRSVQIYNLTKLTGVEVIDREKLILEIFNRRATTAEAKIQVKMAELRYEMPRAKEKVRLAKMGEQPGFFGLGKYEVDVYYYTIKKRISMLKEKLKEIGRMRVLHRIQRQKLNIPIIALAGYTGVGKTTLFNLLTGEKKEVDKGAFTTLSTYTRATNLFNSKVLISDTVGFISRLPTYMIESFKSTLEELTYANLVLLMLDLSKPSTKLAKEYEDCMKILSELKVSPSRILLVFNKADLVAKEGWDEKLRVIGFEGNYVVISAKTGMGIDELKERIYNSIFKSVRLELTLSQEEALNLAEEIDWLKQNAVVKTLTSDYNLTLIVDGPSWTIDHFQSSYENLVKKRVVKT
- a CDS encoding tRNA (cytidine(56)-2'-O)-methyltransferase, encoding MKVCVLRLGHRLVRDDRITTHVGLVARAFGANKIWIVNAEEKVKESIDNVTRMWGGEFGVELIDDWRKVIKEWKNRGGLVVHLTMYGIHVDEVINKIRNSGKDILVIVGAEKVPGEVFKISDFNVAIGHQPHSEVAALAIFLDRLFGGEELKRMFNGYKIRVIPSEYGKRVEMVE
- a CDS encoding transcription factor → MNIEYEDSFVKIASLLGGEDYARVARAVLNNENATDEEIASATGLKINIVRKALYTLFGHSLITGIRVRDQKKSWFVYRWRAQRDQVDSFILTQKRKILNRLKSRLEYENSHQFYSCGTSGCRSMTFEESMEHFFKCPKCGKTMVPMDNSYLKKVLEWKIKQIEAELHQS